The following are encoded together in the Macadamia integrifolia cultivar HAES 741 chromosome 10, SCU_Mint_v3, whole genome shotgun sequence genome:
- the LOC122091889 gene encoding inorganic phosphate transporter 1-4-like, with product MAREQLQVLNALDVAKTQLYHFTAIVIAGMGFFTDAYDLFCISLVTKLLGRIYYTHEGAEKPGTLPPNVADAVNGVALCGTLAGQLFFGWLGDKMGRKRVYGLTLMLMVGCSVASGLSFGHQAKGVMATLCFFRFWLGFGIGGDYPLSATIMSEYANKKTRGAFIAAVFAMQGFGILAGGIVGLIVSSAFKSKYPAPAYQDNAGASTVAQADYVWRIILMFGGIPAALTYYWRMKMPETARYTALIAKNAKQAAADMGRVLDMELESEQEKLERMAIEPSNSFGLFSWEFARRHGLHLLGTTSTWFLLDIAFYSQNLFQKDIFSDIGWIPSAKTMNALEEVFKIARAQTLIALCSTVPGYWFTVGFIDIIGRFWIQLMGFFMMTLFMFALAIPYDHWHHHNHLGFVVLYAFTFFFANFGPNATTFVVPAEIFPARLRSTCHGISAAAGKAGAIVGAFGFLYAAQNKDKALADAGYPAGIGVRNALFMLGVVNFFGMLFTLLVPESKGRSLEEISGENDDNDAVAQTSYDTNRTVPV from the coding sequence ATGGCTAGGGAACAGTTACAAGTGCTTAACGCACTTGATGTTGCCAAGACTCAACTCTACCACTTCACTGCAATTGTGATTGCGGGAATGGGGTTCTTCACAGATGCGTATGACTTGTTCTGCATTTCATTGGTGACGAAACTACTCGGTCGTATCTATTACACACATGAAGGAGCAGAAAAGCCGGGAACCCTGCCCCCCAATGTCGCCGACGCCGTCAACGGCGTTGCCCTTTGCGGCACTTTAGCTGGGCAGCTCTTCTTCGGTTGGTTGGGTGACAAGATGGGGCGTAAGCGTGTCTATGGTCTGACGCTTATGCTCATGGTCGGCTGCTCTGTCGCTTCGGGACTCTCCTTCGGTCACCAGGCAAAGGGGGTAATGGCGACACTCTGTTTCTTCCGATTTTGGTTGGGTTTCGGTATCGGTGGTGATTACCCTCTCTCCGCAACGATCATGTCCGAGTACGCCAACAAAAAAACCCGTGGCGCTTTCATCGCTGCTGTTTTCGCTATGcaaggttttgggattttagCTGGTGGGATCGTTGGCCTCATCGTCTCATCCGCATTCAAGAGCAAGTATCCCGCCCCTGCTTACCAAGACAATGCAGGGGCCTCGACCGTCGCTCAGGCCGACTACGTGTGGCGTATCATTCTGATGTTTGGAGGGATACCCGCAGCGCTTACTTACTATTGGCGTATGAAGATGCCGGAAACCGCTCGTTACACGGCCCTCATCGCCAAGAACGCGAAACAGGCAGCCGCAGATATGGGGAGGGTTTTGGACATGGAATTGGAATCAGAACAAGAGAAGTTGGAGAGGATGGCGATAGAGCCCTCCAACTCATTTGGTCTTTTCTCCTGGGAATTTGCTCGTCGACATGGGCTTCACCTGTTGGGAACAACCAGCACATGGTTTTTATTGGATATTGCTTTTTACAGTCAAAATCTTTTCCAGAAGGACATTTTCTCAGATATTGGGTGGATTCCTTCTGCAAAGACGATGAATGCTCTAGAAGAAGTGTTCAAGATCGCGAGGGCACAGACGCTGATAGCACTTTGCAGTACTGTTCCTGGATATTGGTTCACGGTGGGGTTCATCGACATCATAGGGAGATTTTGGATCCAATTGATGGGGTTCTTCATGATGACACTGTTTATGTTCGCATTGGCCATTCCCTACGACCATTGGCATCATCATAACCATCTTGGGTTCGTGGTATTGTACgccttcaccttcttcttcgCAAATTTTGGGCCAAATGCGACGACATTCGTGGTACCGGCGGAGATATTCCCAGCTAGGCTAAGGTCGACTTGTCATGGGATATCGGCGGCGGCAGGGAAGGCAGGAGCCATAGTGGGGGCTTTTGGGTTCCTTTACGCGGCGCAGAACAAGGACAAGGCGTTGGCAGACGCTGGGTACCCAGCTGGTATTGGAGTTAGGAACGCCCTCTTCATGCTTGGTGTGGTTAACTTCTTTGGGATGTTGTTTACGCTGTTGGTGCCGGAGTCTAAAGGCAGGTCACTCGAGGAAATCTCCGGTGAGAACGACGATAATGACGCAGTAGCACAGACGAGTTATGACACCAATAGAACAGTTCCTGTTTAA